One Gossypium arboreum isolate Shixiya-1 chromosome 13, ASM2569848v2, whole genome shotgun sequence genomic window, CATCTTTGGGATTAAGAAGATTTAAGTAGCTGATAAGGGCATTGTATATttcctttaatttaatttatttttatttttataaagaaagaaaaataaaaataaaaataaatatagagGAAAGTaaggagagagagaaaaaaatattCATTTCATGCTTGTGTTTATGCTATAGTCGTGACAGTTTTTTACTTAAAAAAAGTAATATATTTTTGTCAAATACGTTTTGGTTAGAATGATAAGGTTAAAGATAATTTTAAGTTGTGACCTATTAATTGGgtattcattttatttaaaataaattgagtCTAAATTATCATTGTCTTCAAAAAAATTTGATAAGATTGAAACTTTAGAGTCTTTAGCGCTCGTCTGCAAATCTCACCCTAAATCAGGAGTAAGCTTTGTCTAAATTTAACTCACCTTAAACTCCATCACATATGAGTCTTGTTTAGAGTTATTCTTGtctagattatgtttgatgtttactttttaatgattaaatttactTGTATTGTTTAAACTTGTTctcttaaaaaaaatacttataattttatataatcttGATGtatgaataatttattttatatacattttactaaattCAATCATAtaagttatttttaaattttgtgagggtaaattttttttttatgttgtgttaatgtcatatctcaaattatttttttttgtataaatACATCAACAAACCTAAACCTTGATATTGGAGTATGAACAAATTACCTTAACCATTATTTCTTTATATCGTTGAGATCTTACATACTTATCTCCAAATAAAGCATAAAATGGTTCATATATGCATCAATCAATTAAGCCGATGCAGGTAATAAATAAATTGTTAGtactatttttttgttttttcctgcaatttctttttcttcattCATTGCGTAACATGACAACTCTAAATTTGACTTCTATCCCTAAACCTTAAATTTGACAACTAAACATGACAATTAAGCCGATCCTTCTGGATTCGTTTCCtactataaaatcattttcacaGAACCACAAATACTTGGTATGTCCATAGATTTCTAGGTGCCATGGCAATAGCTTCTAGCATTCCTCTTGTATTCTCTGTCCAACGATGCAAACCCGAACTTGTGGCTCCAACCAAGCCCACACCACATGAACATAAACTTCTATCTGACATTGATGATCAAGCGGCTCTTCGCTTCCAAGTTCCATTTATCCAATTTTATGAGTACAATCCTTCCATGCAAGGAAAAGATCCAGCCGAGGTTATTAGGGAGGCACTTGCAAATGCCTTAGTGTTTTATTATCCATTTGCAGGTAGATTAAGGGAAGGGCCTAATGGTAAGCTCATAGTGGATTGCACCGGTGAGGGTGTGATGTTTATAAAAGCCGATGCCGATGTTACTCTTGAACAATTTGGCAATGCACTTCACCCACCATTCCCTTGCTTTGATGAGCTCCTTTACGATGTTCCTGACTCTGAACGGATGCTTAATTGTCCACTATTGTTAATTCAGGTAATGAATAACCCactaactattttttattttatatttaattattgtaatatatattaaaaaattattatactaATAACTAATCGAAGCAAAATTAGTTGGAAATACTCACATTTTCACGATTTTAAATCCAATATACCTTTTATCACCAAGAAAAAAAACATCAAATATACCCATAAAAGTGGAGAGTGGAGTAATTTGATTCTTGTACTTGATGGTGAGAATACTTATTTTTTATGACAAATTTCAACTTTTCGGTAgtttaaaataacttttactCTTAAACTTATTTATCAAAACAAGgcattttaggctaaataattcTTATATTAAAAACTAAAAGAATCTATAAACCTTTATCCATCTACATTGTTGTTTTTTTTATCTTAGCCTGTTCATTTTTCATCTTTTTAAAAAGATTCAATTAGCTTTTGCTTGTTCTAAAAGTATCAAAGTCTATAATACCTAAAAAAAATCTTGATTAAATGAGGTATAGGGGTATATGTTTGAGTAGTTATTTCTTATGGTACCATCCAAATTTGCGTCTAAAAACCATCTAAGTATTCATCACATTCATTTTTCTTTCTTCACAAGTTACTCAACATGatttaatctttaaaatattaatttatttagtttattaatttactttttaacaGGTAACGCGACTAAAATGCGGTAGTTTCATTTTTGCTATCCGCTTTAACCATGTAATATGTGATGGCATAGGCCTAAAACAATTCATGTCTACCATAAGCGAAATGGCACGAGGTGCAACTTCATGCTTCATCTCACCCATTTGGGAAAGACATCTCTTAGATGCTGGAGATCCACCTCGAGTCATATTCTATCACCATGAGTATGATGAAGTAGAACCTACCGCCATCTCTTGGCCATTGGATAACTTGGTTCAACGTTCTTTTTTCTTTGGCCCTGTTGAAGTTTCAACTCTTCGTAGTCTCCTCCCACTCCACCTTTGCCATTGCACCACCAAGTTCGAACTCCTAACAGCTTGCTTATGGCGTTGTCGAACCATTGCTTTAAACCTTAACCCTAATGAAAAGGTACGCATGCTATGCACCGGAAACTTACGTTCCAAATTCAATCCTTCATTGCCATTGGGATATTATGGGAATGTCATTGTCTTTCCAGCAGCAATAACAACAGTTAGAAATCTTCTCCATAATCCATTAGGGTATACAGTGGAACTAGTGAAGCAAGCCAAAGCAAGCATGACAAAGGAATATGCCAAATCAGTGGCAGCTTTAATGGTGCTTAGGGCTAAACAACttaatttcacaaaaattgttgGATCTTTCGTTGTATCTGATTTAACAAAAATAGGATTTGAAGACATCGATTTTGGATGGGGTAAGGCAGTGTTTGCAGGGGCAGCAAAAGCTGTTGGGGTGATAAGCTTTTTCGTATCAACCAAAAGTACGAAAGGAGAAGTTGGAACTTCAGTACCTATTTGTTTGCCAGCTCCGGCCATGGAAAGATTTGAGAAGGAATTGGACAACATGTTGAAAGGCCATCTGCTAGGGTTTTGAAACAATTTATCTAGAAGAAGTATGAGGCTCAGTTAAGAACTT contains:
- the LOC108463558 gene encoding benzyl alcohol O-benzoyltransferase-like; the encoded protein is MAIASSIPLVFSVQRCKPELVAPTKPTPHEHKLLSDIDDQAALRFQVPFIQFYEYNPSMQGKDPAEVIREALANALVFYYPFAGRLREGPNGKLIVDCTGEGVMFIKADADVTLEQFGNALHPPFPCFDELLYDVPDSERMLNCPLLLIQVTRLKCGSFIFAIRFNHVICDGIGLKQFMSTISEMARGATSCFISPIWERHLLDAGDPPRVIFYHHEYDEVEPTAISWPLDNLVQRSFFFGPVEVSTLRSLLPLHLCHCTTKFELLTACLWRCRTIALNLNPNEKVRMLCTGNLRSKFNPSLPLGYYGNVIVFPAAITTVRNLLHNPLGYTVELVKQAKASMTKEYAKSVAALMVLRAKQLNFTKIVGSFVVSDLTKIGFEDIDFGWGKAVFAGAAKAVGVISFFVSTKSTKGEVGTSVPICLPAPAMERFEKELDNMLKGHLLGF